TCCCTACCTGCCCCTCTACCGCCAGCTGGCCCTGTACCTGCTCAGCCGGGAGGCGGAACAGAGCGCTGCCGCTGGCGCCATCGGTCTGCTCGCCCGGATGGGAGAACGGATCGAGGAATGCGACGAAAGCGGCTCCGAAGTCGGCCTGACCCATTCCAACTGCGTGCTCTCCCTTTCGGACCGTGACGGCCATGCCTCGATCAGATCCTTTTATTCCCAGGCCGCGGACGAGGTAAATGAAGATATCGTTAACCCGGTTCATTATGAAACCGAGTTGATCGAGCATATCCCGGAAAGTTCTCGGGTACGCAGTTACGGCTGCGGCAGCCCGGTCATGGACAGTCGCCTGCAGGCCGGGGAAACCCTGGTCGACCTCGGTTCGGGAACCGGCGTGGAATGTTTTATTGCCGCCCGCCAGGTTGGCGCAACCGGCCAAGTCTACGGTATCGATATGTCCGACACCATGCTGGCCCGGGCGCGCAGTGCCGCCAGGCAGGTTGCCGAAAATCTGGGTTATGCCAATGTCGAATTCAAAAAAGGTTTTCTGGAGCAGATCCCCTTGCCCGCTGAGCACTGCAATGTGGTGATTTCCAACTGTGTCATCAACCTGTCTATCAACAAACGCCGCACCTTCCAGGAAATCTTCCGGATTCTCAAACCCGGCGGACGCATCCTGATCTCGGACATCGTCACCGCGACCGATATCCCCCTGCACATCCGTATCAACGAGAAACTGCGCGGCGAATGTATCGGCGGCGCCATGCATGAAAATGATCTATTCGGAATCCTCAGCGACTTCGGCTTTACAGAGGTCAGAATCGTCAAACGTTTCCTCTATCGCGAAGTCAAAGGCTACCCGTTTTATTCCCTGACCTATGAGGCGATCAAACCGGGGCCGAGTACCGCAACCAGCCTGATTTATCGTGGCCCCTTTGCCGGGGTGGTCACCGACAGCGGCCAGTTGATCAGCCGCGGCCAGACCACTCGGGTAGAACTGGCCCCCCACACCCGGCTGAGCGATGACTTCATGCTGCTGGATGATAAAGGCCGGGTCACCAACCTGGAACAGGAGATGAGTTGCTGCTGTCTGCCCGATTGCAACGCTGCGACCACGTCGCGGCCGGAGGTCAAAAGCAGCCACAAGTCCGGCTGTATGATCTGCGGCAAACCGATCGTGATTCTGACCGAGCCGAAGGTCCTGGCCTGCCAGTACTGCGGCCAGGAAAAACGGGTGGAGAGCTGTTGCGAAGACGGTCATTTCGTCTGCGATCAGTGCCATATTCATGCCGCTGCCGATATTATCACCAAGGCCTGCCTGACCACCAAAGAGAAGGATGTCATCGCCATTTTTAAGGAATTGCGCGCCCATCCTGATTTTCCGACCCATGGCCCCCATCATCACCCGATGATTCCGGGGATCCTGCTGGCCGCTTATCGCAATAACGGTGGCCAGATCAGCGACGAACAGATCATCACCGGGATTTCCCGCGGAATTCTGGTTCCGGGTGCGTCCTGCTCCTTCTTCGGCGTTGACGGTGCCGCCGTAGGGGTCGGGATTGCATTTTCAGTGATTATTGAAGCGTCTCCGTTTAAAGGAGAAACCCGCCAGGCGGTGCAGAAAATCGTTATCCGGGTTGCGCAGAAAATCGCCGAGCAGCCGTTCAGCCGCTGTTGTCAGCGCGACTGCTGGACGGCTCTCAAGGAGGCGGAACTGATCGCTGGGGAGATGTTGGAACACCCCATTCCCGCCCAGGCGGTGTTGCAATGTGAACAGTTCAGAAACACGGATCACTGCGCCGGCAAACGCTGCCCGCTGTTCCCATGAGTACGGTCGGCGACAAAACTCCCGGCGGGCTGCTGCAGGTTCCGACGCTGCAGCGGTCAAAGCCGAGCAACCGATGCTCTTATCGGAACCTGCTGTTCAGTTGCGCGGCTTTGGGGCTGGTGGCATTGAGCTGGGAAACCGTTGCCCTGCTGGTGACCGGATTGCGCGGGGTGCCGTTCCCCACTCCCCTCGAGACCCTGCTGAAGTTATTCGCCATGTTGGCAGGAAAGCCGTTTCTCGATCATTCCATCTACAGCCATATCGGCACCAGCCTGGCCCGTTGGATCGGCGGGTTTCTGCTGGGCGGCAGCAGCGGAGCACTGCTGGGTATGGCTTGCGGCCGGTGGGATGCGGTTGAACGGCTGTTCATGCCGGCGATCCATGTTCTGCAGTTAATTCCGGGGTTGGCATGGATTCCCGTGGCCATTCTCATCTTCGGCCTCGGTGACGGTGCCACCCTGTTCATGATTGCGGTCACCGCCTTGGCGCCGGTCGCCATCAACGTGGCCGGCGGTGTCAAACGGGTCGATGAGATGTATATCCGCGCCGCACAAATGCTCGGTCTGAACAATCGCATGCTGTTTCTCAATGTTCTGCTGCCCGGTGCCCTGCCGCATATTCTGAGCGGGCTGCGCATCGGCCTGGGCAACAGCTGGCGGGTGCTGGTTGCAGCGGAAATGATTGTCGGCAGCGGCACCGGCCTGGGTTACGCCATCATCCAGTCGCGTTGGACCCTCGACTATGCCGGGGCATTTGTCTGCATTGCCGTGATCTGCACCATCGGGTTGATCGTCGAACGCGTGCTGTTTATCCCCCTGGAGAAAAGAACTGTTGAACTCTGGGGACTGAAAAGGGAGAGCTGAACATGCTGATTGAGGTCGCTGACGTCAGTAAAGCCTATCCGCAGCAGCAAGCCAGCCCGGCGCCAGCCATTGAAAACATTTCCTTCAGCATCGCCGCAGGGGAGTTCGTCTGTATCCTCGGCCCGAGCGGTTGCGGCAAATCGACCCTGCTCAACCTGATTGCCGGATTCATCCAACCGGACCGGGGGAGAATTAATTTCGCCGGGCAGCCGGTCCGCACCCCGGGTCCTGAGCGCGGCGTCGTCTTTCAAGAGGCAACCCTGTTCCCCTGGCTGAATATCCGCCAGAATATCGAACTGGGACTGAAAGCCGCCGGCATTCCGCGCGCCCGGCACCAGCAGATCGTCGCGGACAGCCTGGCCCAGGTCGATCTGAATTGCTCCGGGGAGGCCTATCCCCATCAACTCTCCGGCGGCATGAAGCAGCGAGTGGCCCTGGCCCGGGTGCTGGCCCTCAAACCCCGCCTGCTGCTGATGGATGAACCGTTCAGCGCCCTCGATGCCGAGACCCGCGAGCACCTTCAGGACCAGCTTCTGCAGATCTGCGCCAACCAGCAACAGACGGTCCTGTTCGTCACCCACAGCGTGGAGGAAGCCGCCTACCTGGCTGATCGGGTCATTATCATGGCCCAACCTCCAGCCAGCCTCTACAGCGAAGTCAGTATCCCGCGCGACCAGCCGCGCAGCCGGACGGCCAAAGAGCTGAGCATGACCATTCTCCGCCTGCGCACCACCCTCAAGGAATTGGCGAGGTTTGTCCCGGAACAAAAAGAAACAGATTATTGAAAGGTTATTTTTGAAATGAAACGTTTGTTGTTAACCATGCTGCTCAGTCTCGGCCTGCTCCACAGCGCCCAGGCCGCTGAAGAACTGGGCTTTGCCTATCAGGATCGCATTGCCGATGCCGCCAGCATCATTGCGGTCGACCAGGGATTTTTCACAGAGTTCGGCGTTACTATCCAGCGGTACCGCTTTTCCAGCGGCGCCGCCACCGCAGAAGCCCTCTATTCAGGAGCGGCCGATATCGGCACCATGGGTGACACCGCCGCGTTGATCCTGCTGGCCCGCAATCCCGGCCTGACGATTCTGGCCAGCCATGGCGGCGGCGAAGGCCGCCATCGGCTTGTCACCCGTGCCGACCTGCAGTTGCACAGCCCGGCGGAACTGGCCGGTCTCACCCTGGCAGTCAAAAAAGGCACTTCAACCTACGGTGGTCTGCTCAGCTATCTACAGGCTCATCAGCTCCCCTTAAGTTCGCTGAAACTGGTCGACATGCGACCGAGTGAGATGGCTCCGGCTCTGGCCGCAGGGTCGGTGGACATCATCTGTGCCAGCGAGCCGACACCGTCTTTGGCTGAGCAGCAAGGCGGCCACGCGTTTGACGATCTCGCCGGGCTGGGCAACGACTACCCCATTTTGTTGCTTGCCAGCAGCAGCTATGCCAGCCGGCACCCGCAGCAAATTGCCAACTTTCTCCGGGCCATGGCCAAAGCCGTCGACTTTATCAACAACAATCCCCGCCAGGCGGCCACCATCGTCGCCCGCAAAACCGGTTTGAGCGAAGAGCTGACCGACCGGGCGATGCAAAGACACGTCTATGCACTGAAGCTGGATACGAACACCCTGGCCAGTCTCAAGAAAACCGGCCAGATGTTGCTCAATGCAGGCAAGATACCCGCTCTGCCGGATCTGATCAAACGCAGCGCTCAGGAATATCTGGCCGCGGCACACCAACAGTCCGCTTTATAGCGGGCACTTGCCAGAGCTTAACCCACGCGCCACCAGTGCCGACCGGCTGGTGATTATTCCAGCCGGCCGGCCTATTCAAACTGGGCCAGGAAGCGGGCAAACTGCTCTTGCAGGTCCGCCAGTTCCGCTTTCACCGCGGCCAGTTCCGTTTCCAGCTCAGTGAGTCGGTCCTGCCGACTGCCGGTCACGATGTCCCCTGCAACCTGGCTTTCCGGCAGCGTTTCCAGCGCACTGA
This genomic window from Pelobacter seleniigenes DSM 18267 contains:
- a CDS encoding ABC transporter ATP-binding protein codes for the protein MLIEVADVSKAYPQQQASPAPAIENISFSIAAGEFVCILGPSGCGKSTLLNLIAGFIQPDRGRINFAGQPVRTPGPERGVVFQEATLFPWLNIRQNIELGLKAAGIPRARHQQIVADSLAQVDLNCSGEAYPHQLSGGMKQRVALARVLALKPRLLLMDEPFSALDAETREHLQDQLLQICANQQQTVLFVTHSVEEAAYLADRVIIMAQPPASLYSEVSIPRDQPRSRTAKELSMTILRLRTTLKELARFVPEQKETDY
- a CDS encoding ABC transporter permease; this encodes MSTVGDKTPGGLLQVPTLQRSKPSNRCSYRNLLFSCAALGLVALSWETVALLVTGLRGVPFPTPLETLLKLFAMLAGKPFLDHSIYSHIGTSLARWIGGFLLGGSSGALLGMACGRWDAVERLFMPAIHVLQLIPGLAWIPVAILIFGLGDGATLFMIAVTALAPVAINVAGGVKRVDEMYIRAAQMLGLNNRMLFLNVLLPGALPHILSGLRIGLGNSWRVLVAAEMIVGSGTGLGYAIIQSRWTLDYAGAFVCIAVICTIGLIVERVLFIPLEKRTVELWGLKRES
- a CDS encoding DUF5714 domain-containing protein, yielding MSYFSRYQPLEFEGTTIFVDPLQPDWFIASEQATAAISAELEQQPLVLDQAQSYAFAQLQERFSHQQQTPLRGRAEVKQLAELKECWLHITNRCNMQCSHCLFASGDGDAAELPYEDLCAAVDQAYALGCRIFYFTGGEPLIYPRFSEICERILQDAACHIVILTNGRALSSLDSWLSRQDRTRLHFQISIDGLRENHEALRGAGSFAELEQTLHQLQQTGLNATLSMSVNRNNVEEMVEVVRFAAEHGISNLHFMWLFIKGKAEQSLFVPPQEIFRHACAAYELATRLDVTIDNFDIMKSQVFNFPGIRMDLSNSCWESLTVGPDGNIYPSPASVYESSLCCGRLADGLRRVWTESPLMEQIRALSVVNCNSLADDPLRFLIGGGDLDHSYIYAGEFVGQDPYLPLYRQLALYLLSREAEQSAAAGAIGLLARMGERIEECDESGSEVGLTHSNCVLSLSDRDGHASIRSFYSQAADEVNEDIVNPVHYETELIEHIPESSRVRSYGCGSPVMDSRLQAGETLVDLGSGTGVECFIAARQVGATGQVYGIDMSDTMLARARSAARQVAENLGYANVEFKKGFLEQIPLPAEHCNVVISNCVINLSINKRRTFQEIFRILKPGGRILISDIVTATDIPLHIRINEKLRGECIGGAMHENDLFGILSDFGFTEVRIVKRFLYREVKGYPFYSLTYEAIKPGPSTATSLIYRGPFAGVVTDSGQLISRGQTTRVELAPHTRLSDDFMLLDDKGRVTNLEQEMSCCCLPDCNAATTSRPEVKSSHKSGCMICGKPIVILTEPKVLACQYCGQEKRVESCCEDGHFVCDQCHIHAAADIITKACLTTKEKDVIAIFKELRAHPDFPTHGPHHHPMIPGILLAAYRNNGGQISDEQIITGISRGILVPGASCSFFGVDGAAVGVGIAFSVIIEASPFKGETRQAVQKIVIRVAQKIAEQPFSRCCQRDCWTALKEAELIAGEMLEHPIPAQAVLQCEQFRNTDHCAGKRCPLFP
- a CDS encoding ABC transporter substrate-binding protein, translated to MKRLLLTMLLSLGLLHSAQAAEELGFAYQDRIADAASIIAVDQGFFTEFGVTIQRYRFSSGAATAEALYSGAADIGTMGDTAALILLARNPGLTILASHGGGEGRHRLVTRADLQLHSPAELAGLTLAVKKGTSTYGGLLSYLQAHQLPLSSLKLVDMRPSEMAPALAAGSVDIICASEPTPSLAEQQGGHAFDDLAGLGNDYPILLLASSSYASRHPQQIANFLRAMAKAVDFINNNPRQAATIVARKTGLSEELTDRAMQRHVYALKLDTNTLASLKKTGQMLLNAGKIPALPDLIKRSAQEYLAAAHQQSAL